The proteins below come from a single Fusarium verticillioides 7600 chromosome 3, whole genome shotgun sequence genomic window:
- a CDS encoding glutathione synthetase → MVHQDTEASKSSLQVKQVEFNTIASSFGGLSTHTSALHKYLATAEYPILDNSITQGSLDLPENASTRGLAAGIVKAYNIYPDSELGHQKCVIFLVQDGERNIFDQRHLEYQISSSSPSIPVFRLPYSQILQHSKIADTSKRQLLYLLPRNPSKIYEVAVIYMRSGYGPSDYPDQQAWEARYHLERSNAIKCPSVLTQLAGTKKVQQILATPRPSTESSALSRFIRDDTDEAAELWRTFTNIYPMDGSDAGLEARKKALDPKICQNYVLKPQREGGGNNIYRGAIPDFLKSVPESHWGSYILMELITPPPVNNIILRNGNLEQGGVICELGIYGTCIWDQSTGKVHHNEEAGYLLRTKGDKSEEGGVAAGFGCMDSCALV, encoded by the exons ATGGTGCATCAGGATACCGAAGCCTCAAAGTCTTCTTTGCAAGTCAAGCAGGTTGAGTTCAATACCATTGCGTCTTCTTTTGGCGGCCTCTCGACGCACACCTCTGCTCTCCATAA GTATCTTGCTACAGCCGAGTACCCGATTTTGGACAACTCTATTACCCAAGGATCACTAGACCTGCCCGAGAACGCCAGCACTCGTGGCTTAGCAGCAGGTATCGTGAAAGCGTACAACATTTATCCCGACTCCGAACTCGGCCACCAGAAGTGCGTCATCTTTCTCGTACAAGATGGTGAGAGGAATATCTTCGACCAGCGCCATCTTGAATACCAAATCTCTAGCTCTTCCCCATCTATCCCTGTGTTCCGACTACCTTATTCCCAAATCCTACAGCACAGCAAGATTGCAGACACCTCTAAACGCCAGCTTCTATACCTCCTTCCAAGAAACCCTTCCAAGATTTACGAAGTTGCTGTGATCTACATGCGATCTGGATATGGGCCTTCTGACTACCCTGATCAACAAGCTTGGGAGGCTCGTTATCACCTGGAGAGGTCGAATGCTATCAAATGCCCCAGTGTCCTGACTCAATTAGCTGGAACGAAGAAGGTTCAACAAATTCTTGCAACACCACGCCCTTCCACAGAGTCCTCGGCTCTTAGTAGGTTCATTCGCGATGACACGGATGAGGCAGCTGAGCTATGGCGCACATTCACCAACATCTACCCGATGGACGGCAGTGATGCCGGCCTTGAGGCCCGGAAGAAGGCCCTCGACCCCAAGATTTGTCAAAATTATGTGTTGAAGCCCCAGCGCGAAGGTGGTGGCAACAACATCTATCGGGGGGCTATTCCAGACTTCCTCAAATCAGTTCCCGAATCCCATTGGGGGTCTTATATTCTCATGGAGCTCATCACTCCCCCACCTGTCAATAACATCATTCTTCGCAATGGCAATCTAGAGCAAGGCGGTGTCATCTGCGAGCTGGGCATTTATGGCACTTGCATCTGGGACCAGAGCACAGGCAAAGTTCACCACAATGAGGAAGCCGGGTATCTTTTGCGTACAAAGGGCGATAAGAGCGAGGAAGGTGGGGTTGCAGCTGGTTTCGGATGTATGGACAGTTGTGCGTTGGTGTAG
- a CDS encoding pheromone a factor receptor, protein MIDSAHLFGRDDLSIIVAPGPGTITTPSLTANLVCRVLFGLIANIACIVPLKNLYRNGEFAAVVFIANIEWSNLDTIINALVWRNDDTSKWWNGEVFCDVNAYYVNFTGALFGTCLLAIMRNLAQQVGLLRANALTVRERRWRNLVQALIMFPLPVIQVAWVWPLTTQRYAVATLAGCSWIAWPSWPYMVFFVLAPVTVALVTSGYAILVYIRFRDIARTTRSAVNSSRSANQRAQRTKRRLYLMVLAILVPYLPLVVTLAVLNMLKAFPLQPFDYDLIHNRVIPYPWSAVIFVPSNGVNFGYLNNCYIHILSAIPVVIFFGMTKDAMNSYRRGLLCLGFGCIFPKLHEEYDPNRTIGGSGSGHSRFMSSTTSTTSSISSKIRSLLSQRNLSTASSASLNPISLQSTDAPAVTGEYELGPRVGGLQVSHSPLREISYPPPTIPTFSEPINPPPRNPFLFRTRFDRPAIPFRSLSSFRFGKKKDKRPPLDRGLPLDSLPSVVNNQLWENSSAMQPCNQTLVWADREIAPSPGIFTTESSLLVPMSSTYSVTTEPLQETYRR, encoded by the exons ATGATCGACTCAGCTCACCTGTTTGGTCGTGACGACTTGTCTATCATCGTTGCACCTGGACCTGGGACCATCACCACTCCATCTCTCACAGCCAACCTTGTTTGCAGAGTTCTCTTCGGGCTCATCGCCAATATTGCCTGTATAGTCCCTCTGAAAAACCTCTACCGTAATGGTGAATTCGCAGCTGTTGTCTTTATTGCCAACATCGAATGGTCAAATCTCGACACAATAATCAACGCCCTCGTTTGGCGGAACGACGACACTAGCAAGTGGTGGAATGGTGAAGTATTTTGCGATGTCAATGCCTACTACGTCAACTTCACTGGCGCCTTATTCGGAACTTGCCTCCTGGCCATCATGCGGAATCTTGCCCAGCAAGTCGGCCTCCTTCGTGCCAATGCCCTCACAGTTCGGGAGAGACGCTGGCGTAACCTGGTCCAGGCACTCATCATGTTTCCTCTCCCAGTTATCCAGGTCGCATGGGTCTGGCCTTTGACTACTCAACGATACGCAGTAGCTACACTGGCTGGATGCAGCTGGATTGCATGGCCTTCGTGGCCATATATGGTCTTCTTCGTCCTGGCCCCTGTTACAGTCGCACTGGTAACATCCGGATATGCGA TCCTTGTCTATATACGTTTTCGTGACATTGCAAGAACCACTCGTTCGGCggtcaacagcagcaggtCTGCTAACCAACGCGCTCAGAGGACGAAGCGTCGTCTTTACctgatggtcttggccatcttAGTCCCTTATCTACCTCTTGTGGTGACCCTTGCTGTTCTAAACATGCTGAAGGCatttcctcttcaaccctTTGATTACGACCTCATCCATAATCGAGTGATCCCTTATCCATGGTCGGCAGTCATTTTTGTCCCTTCCAATGGTGTCAACTTCGGGTATCTGAACAACTGCTATATCCACATCCTTTCCGCCATTCctgtcgtcatcttcttcggcatGACCAAGGACGCCATGAATAGTTATCGTCGCGGCTTGCtatgtcttggctttggatgtATCTTCCCCAAGCTTCACGAGGAGTATGACCCTAACAGGACAATTGGTGGGAGCGGTTCTGGACACTCTCGCTTTATGAGCTCCACGACTTCAAC TACCTCTTCGATATCGAGCAAGATCAGGAGTCTTCTTTCTCAGCGCAATTTGAGCACGGCGTCCTCTGCAAGCCTCAACCCAATATCTTTACAGTCCACCGACGCTCCAGCCGTGACTGGTGAATACGAGTTAGGACCTCGAGTGGGTGGATTGCAAGTATCACATTCACCCTTACGGGAGATTTCCTATCCTCCCCCAACTATCCCGACTTTCTCGGAACCCATCAACCCACCTCCTCGTAACCCTTTCCTCTTCCGGACGCGCTTCGATAGGCCCGCCATTCCATTCCGTTCACTGTCGTCGTTTCgctttggcaagaagaaggataaacGACCCCCGCTTGATCGCGGTCTGCCTCTTGACTCTCTCCCCTCCGTCGTCAACAACCAGTTGTGGGAGAACAGCTCCGCTATGCAGCCCTGCAACCAGACACTTGTTTGGGCTGATAGAGAGATCGCCCCAAGTCCCGGTATTTTTACTACGGAGTCCAGTCTGTTGGTTCCCATGTCGTCGACGTATTCTGTTACAACTGAACCACTGCAGGAAACATATCGGCGCTAG